The Mycolicibacterium hassiacum DSM 44199 genome includes a window with the following:
- a CDS encoding cyclopropane mycolic acid synthase family methyltransferase, producing MSDASGTTTDTMKVAYEDVQAHYDTSNEFFGLFQDPTRTYSCAYFERDDMTLEEAQIAKIDLALGKLDLRPGMTLLDVGCGWGSVMKRAIETYDVNVIGLTLSRNQRALGQEILDAIDTQRSRQVLLKGWEEFDQPVDRIVSIEAFEAWPKSKYKAFFDTCYRIMPDDGRMVLQTIMGHPLRRWPDLGIPITISDLKFMRFILKEIFPGGAVPCDEDVIEYSQNSGFTVEHFESMTPHYVRTLDTWASQLEAHKDEAIAVTNQETYDRYMRYLTGCSDFFQRNVSYVGQFTLVK from the coding sequence ATGTCGGACGCTTCGGGGACGACCACGGACACCATGAAGGTCGCGTACGAGGACGTACAGGCCCATTACGACACCTCGAACGAATTCTTCGGACTTTTCCAGGACCCGACGCGCACCTACAGCTGTGCGTACTTCGAGCGGGACGACATGACGCTGGAAGAGGCCCAGATCGCCAAGATCGACCTGGCCCTGGGCAAGCTCGACCTGCGCCCCGGGATGACCCTGCTCGACGTCGGCTGCGGGTGGGGTTCGGTGATGAAGCGCGCGATCGAGACCTACGACGTCAACGTCATCGGGCTGACGCTCAGCCGCAACCAGCGCGCCCTGGGCCAGGAGATCCTCGACGCGATCGACACGCAGCGCTCGCGGCAGGTGCTGCTCAAGGGCTGGGAGGAGTTCGATCAGCCGGTCGACCGGATCGTGTCGATCGAGGCGTTCGAGGCCTGGCCGAAGTCGAAGTACAAGGCCTTCTTCGACACCTGCTACCGGATCATGCCCGACGACGGCCGGATGGTGCTGCAGACGATCATGGGCCATCCGCTGCGGCGCTGGCCGGACCTGGGCATCCCGATCACCATCAGCGATCTGAAGTTCATGCGGTTCATCCTCAAGGAGATCTTCCCCGGCGGCGCGGTGCCCTGCGACGAGGACGTCATCGAGTACAGCCAGAACTCCGGGTTCACCGTCGAGCACTTCGAGTCGATGACCCCGCACTACGTGCGCACCCTCGACACCTGGGCCAGCCAACTGGAGGCGCACAAGGACGAGGCGATCGCGGTCACCAACCAGGAGACCTACGACCGCTACATGCGCTACCTGACCGGCTGCTCGGACTTCTTCCAGCGCAACGTCAGCTACGTCGGCCAGTTCACCCTGGTCAAGTAG
- a CDS encoding cupin domain-containing protein produces the protein MVTIEPTLQPQNLLVTPLHLGPGSRVRSVRGFAWAPEALAAYAEATAGDGPDGRLMVVIDEEGRGDHWERHPADEVIVCLSGRVTVLRGAEPSDDSADSVVLGPGEAVVNPAGTWHTVDAHGRARLLTITPGPGSEHRPRFRAGQGL, from the coding sequence ATGGTCACGATCGAACCCACCCTGCAACCGCAGAACCTGCTCGTCACCCCGCTGCACCTCGGCCCCGGATCCCGCGTCCGCAGCGTCCGCGGGTTCGCCTGGGCCCCCGAGGCGCTGGCGGCCTACGCCGAGGCCACGGCCGGCGACGGACCCGATGGCCGCCTGATGGTCGTCATCGACGAGGAGGGCCGCGGCGACCACTGGGAACGCCACCCGGCCGACGAGGTCATCGTCTGCCTGTCCGGGCGGGTCACGGTGCTGCGCGGCGCCGAACCGAGCGACGACAGCGCCGACTCGGTGGTGCTCGGCCCGGGTGAGGCGGTGGTCAACCCGGCCGGCACCTGGCACACCGTGGACGCGCACGGACGGGCCCGGCTGCTGACCATCACGCCCGGTCCCGGCAGCGAACACCGGCCCAGGTTCCGGGCAGGCCAGGGACTCTAG
- a CDS encoding SGNH/GDSL hydrolase family protein, protein MPTHHPMTPEPTGAVQRPAAPTIRLSCLGDSLTRGRLSVDYVPALLRHRRVLTVERFGVNGDFAYNLLQRLDPVLATPADAITVLIGTNDARAAVPGYPVARAMRRKDLPRPPSRAWFAECLAAIVERLQRETDARIALLSLPALGQVLDAAPMRAAAAYSRTIAEVAAAAGVAYLPLHERQVAELRSRRVADVAYREFTPVRYLTTLARRAAGRDPDTVAARRRLELTTDHIHQNSRGAALIAEVIAGWLQQLPHASETG, encoded by the coding sequence ATGCCCACCCACCATCCGATGACGCCCGAGCCGACCGGCGCGGTGCAGCGACCGGCCGCGCCGACGATCCGGTTGTCGTGCCTCGGCGACAGCCTCACCCGGGGCCGGTTGAGCGTCGACTACGTCCCCGCGCTGCTGCGCCACCGCCGGGTGCTGACGGTCGAACGCTTCGGCGTCAACGGCGATTTCGCCTACAACCTGCTGCAGCGCCTGGACCCGGTGCTGGCCACCCCGGCCGACGCGATCACCGTGTTGATCGGCACCAACGACGCCCGCGCCGCGGTTCCCGGCTACCCGGTCGCGCGCGCGATGCGGCGCAAAGACCTGCCGCGACCGCCGAGCCGAGCCTGGTTCGCCGAGTGTCTCGCGGCGATCGTGGAACGGCTGCAACGCGAAACCGATGCCCGGATCGCGCTGCTGTCACTGCCCGCCCTCGGCCAGGTGCTCGACGCCGCGCCGATGCGCGCCGCGGCCGCCTACAGCCGCACGATCGCCGAGGTCGCGGCGGCGGCCGGTGTCGCCTACCTTCCGCTGCACGAACGCCAGGTCGCCGAACTGCGCTCCCGGCGGGTCGCCGACGTGGCCTACCGCGAGTTCACCCCCGTTCGCTACCTCACCACGCTGGCGCGACGCGCGGCGGGCCGCGACCCGGACACCGTCGCCGCCCGGCGCCGACTGGAGCTCACCACCGACCACATCCACCAGAACAGCCGGGGCGCCGCGCTGATCGCCGAGGTGATCGCCGGCTGGCTGCAGCAGCTGCCGCATGCATCCGAAACCGGTTGA
- a CDS encoding YajQ family cyclic di-GMP-binding protein, whose amino-acid sequence MADSSFDIVSKVDRQEVDNALNQAAKELATRFDFRGTDTSIAWQGDDTIVITSSTEDRAKAAVDVFKEKLVRRDISMKAFEAGEPQASGKAYKVTGKIKQGISAEHAKKITKLIRDEGPKGVKTQIQGDEIRVSSKKRDDLQAVIQMLKQADLEVALQFVNYR is encoded by the coding sequence ATGGCGGATTCTTCGTTCGACATCGTGAGCAAGGTCGACCGGCAGGAAGTGGACAACGCGCTCAACCAGGCCGCCAAGGAGCTGGCCACCCGGTTCGACTTCCGCGGCACCGACACCTCCATCGCCTGGCAGGGCGACGACACCATCGTCATCACCTCCTCGACCGAGGACCGGGCCAAGGCCGCGGTCGACGTGTTCAAGGAGAAACTGGTTCGCCGCGACATCTCGATGAAGGCGTTCGAGGCCGGCGAGCCGCAGGCCTCCGGGAAGGCCTACAAGGTCACCGGCAAGATCAAGCAGGGCATCAGCGCCGAGCACGCCAAGAAGATCACCAAGCTGATCCGCGACGAGGGCCCCAAGGGCGTCAAGACGCAGATCCAGGGCGACGAGATCCGGGTCTCTTCCAAGAAGCGCGATGATCTGCAGGCGGTCATCCAGATGCTCAAGCAGGCCGACCTCGAGGTCGCGCTGCAGTTCGTCAACTACCGCTGA
- a CDS encoding KasA/KasB family beta-ketoacyl-ACP synthase — protein sequence MALLRTGDGLPNVVVTAVVSTTALAADAEETWQQLLQGRSGIRPIDKWFVKEFDSPVRIGGPLTEDVGEHLSRVEQRRTSYMQKMSTVLSRRLWEVAGSPEVDTKRLGVSVGLALGSTEEIPAQHDEWRKKGLRAVSPLTVQMFMPNGAAAAVGLDRQAKAGIISPVMGDASGAAAIAHAWRHIVLGEADIVIAGGVETHIEAVPVAAFHRLGLLSTNNDDPAGACRPFDKHRDGMVFGEGGALMLIETEEHAKARGAKPLARLMGAGITSDGHDQVEPDPTGELAGAAISRAIELAGLKPTDIDFINAHATGTRDGDLAEARAIHNALGDHQPAVYAPKAALGHSLGAAGAVEAVITVQSLRDGVVPPTLNLKEVDPEVDLDVVAGTARKADYRYAVSNSFGLGGNNVSLVFGKY from the coding sequence ATGGCCCTGCTGAGAACTGGCGACGGACTTCCCAACGTCGTGGTTACCGCGGTCGTCTCGACGACGGCCCTGGCCGCCGACGCCGAGGAAACCTGGCAGCAACTACTACAGGGCAGAAGCGGTATCCGCCCGATCGACAAGTGGTTCGTCAAGGAGTTCGATTCACCGGTGCGTATCGGCGGGCCGCTGACCGAGGACGTCGGTGAGCACCTCAGCCGGGTCGAACAGCGCCGGACGTCCTACATGCAGAAGATGTCCACGGTGCTCAGCCGCCGGCTGTGGGAGGTCGCCGGATCGCCCGAGGTCGACACCAAGCGGCTGGGCGTGTCGGTGGGCCTGGCCCTGGGCAGCACCGAGGAGATCCCGGCGCAGCACGACGAGTGGCGCAAGAAGGGGCTGCGGGCGGTCTCCCCGCTGACCGTGCAGATGTTCATGCCCAACGGCGCGGCGGCCGCGGTGGGCCTGGACCGGCAGGCCAAGGCCGGCATCATCTCGCCGGTGATGGGCGACGCCTCGGGGGCGGCGGCGATCGCGCACGCCTGGCGCCACATCGTCCTCGGTGAGGCCGACATCGTGATCGCCGGCGGTGTGGAGACCCACATCGAGGCGGTGCCGGTGGCAGCGTTCCACCGGCTGGGCCTGCTGTCGACCAACAACGACGACCCGGCCGGGGCGTGCCGGCCGTTCGACAAGCATCGCGACGGGATGGTGTTCGGCGAGGGCGGCGCGCTGATGCTCATCGAGACCGAGGAGCACGCCAAGGCCCGCGGGGCCAAGCCGCTGGCGCGGCTGATGGGCGCCGGGATCACCTCCGACGGCCACGATCAGGTCGAACCGGATCCGACCGGTGAGCTCGCCGGGGCCGCGATCAGCCGGGCGATCGAGCTGGCCGGGCTCAAGCCGACCGATATCGACTTCATCAACGCGCACGCCACCGGCACCCGCGACGGCGACCTGGCCGAGGCGCGGGCGATCCACAACGCGCTGGGCGACCACCAGCCGGCGGTCTACGCGCCCAAGGCCGCGCTCGGGCACTCGCTGGGTGCCGCCGGCGCGGTCGAGGCGGTGATCACGGTGCAGTCGCTGCGCGACGGCGTGGTGCCGCCGACGCTGAACCTCAAGGAGGTCGATCCGGAGGTCGACCTCGACGTGGTCGCCGGCACCGCCCGCAAGGCCGACTACCGCTACGCGGTGAGCAACTCGTTCGGCCTGGGCGGCAACAACGTGTCGCTGGTCTTCGGCAAGTACTGA
- a CDS encoding spirocyclase AveC family protein — translation MLAWLLAAWQDVGVNAVRPVFGYNGAFFNMGTWAEFIPGWVEKGPENPQPIIYFLASYIVLTPLAIMGIDKLIETLRRRFPRLNRAGVIAFMIALFTFLCLALEQVFIRFGAWHYLRVNETWSIFPGTMYQFPLYEGVVFGGIVTVISIGIYCFRDKDGLMITDKGIERLKPTKWLPVIRILSLTAVFNLVMMVFMLGFNFVNMHAGTQPPADEIPSYVHHDMCGLADNPPCPPLP, via the coding sequence GTGCTGGCCTGGCTGCTGGCCGCCTGGCAGGACGTCGGCGTCAACGCGGTGCGGCCGGTCTTCGGTTACAACGGCGCGTTCTTCAACATGGGCACCTGGGCCGAGTTCATCCCGGGCTGGGTGGAAAAGGGCCCGGAGAACCCGCAGCCGATCATCTACTTCCTGGCCAGCTACATCGTGCTCACCCCGCTGGCCATCATGGGCATCGACAAGCTGATCGAGACGCTGCGCCGCCGGTTCCCGCGGCTCAACCGGGCCGGCGTGATCGCGTTCATGATCGCGCTGTTCACCTTCCTGTGCCTCGCGCTCGAACAGGTCTTCATCCGGTTCGGCGCCTGGCACTACCTGCGGGTCAACGAGACCTGGTCGATATTTCCGGGCACCATGTACCAGTTCCCGCTCTACGAGGGCGTGGTGTTCGGCGGGATCGTCACGGTGATCTCCATCGGCATCTACTGCTTCCGCGACAAGGACGGGCTGATGATCACCGACAAGGGCATCGAACGGCTCAAACCCACCAAGTGGCTGCCGGTGATCCGGATCCTGTCGCTGACCGCGGTGTTCAACCTGGTGATGATGGTGTTCATGCTGGGCTTCAATTTCGTCAACATGCACGCCGGCACCCAGCCGCCCGCCGACGAGATCCCCAGCTACGTGCACCACGACATGTGCGGCCTCGCCGACAACCCGCCCTGCCCGCCGCTGCCCTGA
- a CDS encoding mycofactocin-coupled SDR family oxidoreductase produces MGRVDDKVVLVTGAARGQGRRHAVRLAEEGADVILFDICRDIDHNGYPLATEGDLADAVREVEKAGHRVTSAVVDVRDRAALEKALSAAIAEMGRLDVVVANAGICPLGADQPIGAFANAFDVDFVGVVNTVHAALPYLRAGASIITVGSVAGLLAEKAPAGSMGPQGAGGAGYNLAKQFIDRYTMALATQLAPLSIRANVIHPTNVNTDMLHNEPMYKMFRPDLEHPTKDDAMLSFPLMQGMPIPYVEPEDVSHAVCYLASDESRYVTGVQLKVDAGAALKF; encoded by the coding sequence ATGGGCAGAGTTGACGACAAAGTGGTTCTGGTCACCGGCGCCGCGCGCGGGCAGGGGCGCCGGCATGCGGTGCGGCTGGCCGAGGAGGGCGCCGATGTCATCCTGTTCGACATCTGCCGCGACATCGACCACAACGGCTACCCGCTGGCCACCGAGGGCGACCTGGCCGATGCGGTGCGCGAGGTCGAGAAGGCCGGGCACCGGGTGACCTCGGCGGTGGTCGATGTGCGGGACCGGGCGGCGCTGGAGAAGGCGCTGTCGGCGGCGATCGCCGAGATGGGCCGGCTGGACGTGGTCGTGGCCAACGCCGGGATCTGCCCGCTGGGCGCCGATCAGCCGATCGGCGCGTTCGCCAACGCCTTCGACGTCGACTTCGTCGGGGTGGTCAACACCGTGCACGCCGCGCTGCCGTACCTGCGGGCCGGCGCGTCGATCATCACCGTGGGCTCGGTGGCGGGGCTGCTGGCCGAGAAGGCACCGGCGGGGTCGATGGGTCCGCAGGGCGCCGGTGGGGCCGGCTACAACCTGGCCAAACAGTTCATCGACCGCTACACCATGGCGCTGGCGACGCAGCTGGCCCCGCTGTCGATCCGGGCCAACGTGATTCACCCGACCAACGTGAACACCGACATGCTGCACAACGAGCCGATGTACAAGATGTTCCGGCCCGATCTGGAGCATCCGACCAAAGACGACGCGATGCTGTCGTTCCCGTTGATGCAGGGCATGCCGATTCCGTACGTCGAACCCGAGGACGTGTCGCATGCGGTGTGCTACCTGGCCTCCGACGAATCCCGTTACGTCACCGGGGTGCAGCTGAAGGTGGACGCCGGTGCGGCCCTCAAGTTCTGA
- a CDS encoding helix-turn-helix domain-containing protein — MRDPVRIEIGGRPAAPLRPFVAGYTGFDLCGYRPGVHLGVPARTLTAVLTFGDPLDVEVPAALTGPSGCYPSMVSGLMTQAISIRHSGRQRGVKLSLTPLGARVLFGVHAATLANTVASLADVLAGLWPQLADRLAEATTWPQRFGVLDDVLARAAARTLRSDTRLLEVRPEVAATWNRLLASGGRERVGDIAGDLGWSRRHLSARFREEFGLTPRTLARILRFEHAVRLVSAAGVAAWAEVSAAAGYADQAHLVRDWKDFTGRTPTAWIAGDVLVDGHRPA; from the coding sequence GTGAGGGATCCGGTACGGATCGAGATCGGCGGCCGCCCGGCGGCGCCGCTGCGTCCGTTCGTCGCGGGCTACACCGGTTTCGACCTGTGCGGGTACCGGCCCGGTGTGCATCTCGGCGTGCCCGCCCGCACACTGACCGCGGTGCTGACGTTCGGGGATCCGCTCGACGTCGAGGTCCCGGCCGCGCTGACCGGGCCCAGCGGCTGCTATCCGTCGATGGTGAGCGGCCTGATGACACAGGCGATCTCGATCAGACACAGCGGACGCCAGCGCGGCGTCAAGCTGTCGCTCACCCCGCTGGGAGCGCGGGTGCTGTTCGGTGTCCACGCGGCGACGCTGGCCAACACGGTGGCGTCGCTGGCCGATGTGCTCGCCGGCCTGTGGCCGCAGCTGGCGGACCGGCTGGCCGAGGCGACGACGTGGCCGCAGCGGTTCGGGGTGCTCGACGACGTCCTCGCCCGGGCCGCGGCGCGCACCCTGCGCAGCGATACCCGCCTGCTCGAGGTCCGGCCGGAGGTCGCCGCGACCTGGAACCGGCTGCTCGCCTCGGGCGGCCGGGAGCGCGTCGGCGACATCGCCGGCGACCTCGGCTGGAGTCGCCGCCACCTGTCCGCCCGCTTCCGCGAGGAGTTCGGGCTGACGCCCAGGACCCTGGCGCGCATCCTGCGGTTCGAGCACGCGGTGCGGCTGGTGTCGGCCGCCGGCGTCGCGGCATGGGCGGAGGTGTCCGCCGCGGCCGGATACGCCGACCAGGCGCACCTGGTGCGCGACTGGAAGGACTTCACCGGCCGGACGCCGACGGCCTGGATCGCCGGCGACGTGCTGGTCGACGGTCACCGGCCCGCCTAG
- a CDS encoding cyclopropane mycolic acid synthase family methyltransferase produces the protein MRQGWTVTGPSDTNNAVQQAQSKWLSRSARKARGSDKNEVQFHYDISNDFFKLWQDPTQTYSCAYFERDDMTLEEAQLAKVDLSLSKLRLQPGMTLLDIGCGWGSTIARAVEKYDVNVIGLTLSENQKRHIEEHWFANLKSDRRMEVRLQPWEEFEGRVDRIVSIGAFEHFGFAKYDDYFKKTYSWLPDDGLMLLHTIIIPEDEEIRAKGLKLTMSTVRFIKFIMDEIYPGGRLPLASMVREHAARAGYTITAEQHLQQHYTRTLDTWAANLEANKDEAIRITSDEVYQRFRKYLTGCADLFRNGYTDVAQFTCEKAAA, from the coding sequence ATGCGGCAAGGGTGGACCGTGACCGGACCGTCAGACACCAACAACGCGGTGCAGCAAGCCCAGTCGAAATGGCTGTCGAGATCCGCGCGCAAGGCCCGCGGATCGGACAAGAACGAAGTCCAGTTCCACTACGACATCTCCAACGACTTCTTCAAGCTGTGGCAGGATCCCACCCAGACCTATAGCTGCGCTTATTTCGAGCGCGACGACATGACCCTCGAAGAGGCTCAGCTGGCGAAGGTCGACCTGTCACTGAGCAAACTCCGGCTGCAGCCGGGCATGACCCTGCTCGACATCGGGTGCGGGTGGGGTTCGACGATCGCCCGCGCGGTGGAGAAGTACGACGTCAACGTCATCGGGCTGACGCTCTCGGAGAACCAGAAACGCCATATCGAGGAGCACTGGTTCGCCAACCTGAAGAGCGACCGCCGGATGGAGGTGCGGCTGCAGCCCTGGGAGGAGTTCGAGGGCCGGGTCGACCGGATCGTGTCGATCGGCGCGTTCGAGCACTTCGGCTTCGCCAAGTACGACGACTACTTCAAGAAGACCTACAGCTGGCTGCCCGACGACGGGCTGATGCTGCTGCACACGATCATCATCCCCGAGGACGAGGAGATCAGAGCCAAGGGCCTGAAGCTGACGATGTCCACCGTCCGCTTCATCAAGTTCATCATGGACGAGATCTACCCCGGCGGGCGGCTGCCGCTGGCGTCGATGGTGCGCGAACACGCCGCCAGGGCCGGCTACACGATCACCGCGGAACAGCACCTGCAGCAGCACTACACCCGCACCCTCGACACCTGGGCGGCCAATCTCGAGGCTAATAAGGACGAGGCCATTCGGATCACGTCAGACGAGGTTTACCAGCGGTTCCGCAAATACCTGACCGGCTGCGCGGACCTGTTCCGCAACGGCTACACCGACGTCGCCCAGTTCACCTGTGAGAAGGCAGCCGCTTAG
- a CDS encoding carotenoid oxygenase family protein codes for MVTHLPSPSPSGAVPGSAPDLSRLPDLQRYLATLPVDEREEQRARLARFSEADLLSLGVSEGQLTEYDYRVDDIDGRIPDELAGTLYRNGPGRWQDHAGRPLHHLFDGDGMLSAFSIADGTVHYRNRYVRTRHYLGRTGIRHLGTNAPGGIPANIGRFVPPNLANTNVVKHAGRLYALWEGGPPHEIDPDTLETKGLRRFNGELRWVGSYSAHPSFCPRTGDMYNFGVEFIPRPHLRIYRTDRTGRLKHFRSAPLPYIAMVHDCALTETHLVFLVSPMILDIPPVVLGLKPFGDALRYRPERGSVFILVPRDGGPIRAIEHDAILAFHLSNAHDDRGDVVVDAITYRDGRLLDRLSRFRTAYLDDVPSVFMRYRITPSGRVQADPLADVPCEFPRHHDAFEGRAHRYAYLNTRRRLTSFYDSVTRLDLHNGSESTYTTPEPGNSFCEPVFAARAGGSAETDSWVLTVEYVARSHTSRLVVFDAADIAAGPIATANLRHHIPQGFHGSFAARSR; via the coding sequence GTGGTCACGCACTTGCCGTCGCCGTCGCCGTCCGGTGCGGTGCCGGGTTCCGCACCCGACCTGTCGAGGCTGCCGGACCTGCAGCGTTATCTGGCCACGTTGCCGGTCGACGAGCGGGAGGAGCAGCGTGCGCGGCTGGCCCGGTTCAGCGAGGCCGATCTGCTGTCGCTCGGCGTGAGCGAGGGGCAGCTGACCGAGTACGACTACCGGGTCGACGACATCGACGGGCGGATCCCCGACGAACTGGCCGGCACGCTGTACCGCAACGGTCCCGGCCGCTGGCAGGACCACGCCGGTCGGCCGCTGCACCACCTGTTCGACGGGGACGGCATGCTCTCGGCGTTCAGCATCGCCGACGGAACGGTGCACTACCGCAACCGCTACGTGCGCACCCGCCACTATCTCGGCAGGACCGGCATCCGCCACCTGGGCACCAACGCGCCCGGCGGGATCCCGGCCAACATCGGGCGGTTCGTGCCGCCGAACCTGGCGAACACCAACGTGGTCAAGCACGCCGGACGCCTGTACGCGCTCTGGGAGGGCGGACCCCCGCACGAGATCGATCCGGACACCCTGGAAACCAAGGGACTTCGCCGATTCAACGGTGAATTACGCTGGGTGGGATCGTATTCGGCGCACCCGAGCTTCTGTCCGCGCACCGGCGACATGTACAACTTCGGTGTCGAGTTCATTCCGCGCCCGCACCTGCGGATCTACCGCACCGATCGCACCGGCCGGCTCAAGCACTTCCGCTCGGCGCCGTTGCCCTATATCGCGATGGTGCACGATTGCGCGCTCACCGAAACGCACCTGGTGTTCCTGGTCTCGCCGATGATCCTGGACATCCCGCCGGTGGTGTTGGGGCTCAAACCGTTCGGCGACGCGCTGCGCTACCGGCCGGAGCGGGGCAGCGTGTTCATCCTGGTCCCGCGTGACGGCGGACCGATCCGCGCAATCGAACACGACGCGATCCTGGCGTTCCATCTCAGCAACGCCCACGACGACCGCGGCGACGTCGTCGTCGATGCGATCACCTACCGCGACGGCCGGCTGCTGGACCGGCTCAGCCGATTCCGCACCGCCTATCTCGACGATGTGCCGTCGGTGTTCATGCGCTACCGGATCACCCCGTCGGGCCGGGTGCAGGCCGACCCGCTGGCCGATGTGCCGTGCGAGTTCCCGCGCCACCACGACGCTTTCGAGGGCCGCGCGCACCGCTACGCCTACCTGAACACCCGCCGGCGGTTGACCTCGTTCTACGACTCGGTCACCCGGCTGGACCTGCACAACGGTTCGGAGAGCACCTATACCACCCCCGAGCCGGGAAACAGCTTCTGCGAACCGGTGTTCGCGGCGCGGGCCGGCGGCAGCGCCGAGACCGACAGCTGGGTGCTGACCGTGGAGTACGTGGCGCGCTCGCACACCTCGCGGCTGGTGGTCTTCGATGCCGCCGACATCGCCGCCGGGCCGATCGCGACGGCAAACCTGCGCCACCACATCCCGCAGGGGTTCCACGGCAGCTTCGCCGCCCGGTCACGGTGA
- a CDS encoding TetR/AcrR family transcriptional regulator: MARTRSSAQLVQAALELVAEAGLDRLTLTQVAAHAGVSRATAYREFGDKDGLLAAIAQQEIGTMIAATLAEVDPRADPATQLTSIVTAALRYLRHHRAFRYIRDHEPHWLLYAGLPVGGGQPARMNLVRTVASMVAPTIPDTGELALSPLAAAEVVVRTVLSHVLIEDSALTDEEVAAVVSRAITRR; the protein is encoded by the coding sequence GTGGCCAGGACGCGGTCGTCGGCGCAGCTCGTGCAGGCCGCGCTCGAGCTGGTCGCCGAGGCGGGGCTCGACCGGCTGACCCTCACACAGGTCGCGGCGCATGCCGGTGTCTCACGCGCCACCGCCTACCGCGAATTCGGCGACAAGGACGGGCTGCTGGCCGCGATCGCGCAGCAGGAGATCGGCACGATGATCGCCGCCACCCTCGCCGAGGTCGACCCGCGCGCCGACCCGGCCACCCAGCTGACCTCGATCGTCACCGCCGCGCTGCGGTACCTGCGCCACCACCGGGCGTTCCGCTACATCCGCGACCACGAACCGCACTGGCTGCTGTACGCGGGCCTGCCGGTCGGCGGGGGGCAGCCGGCGCGGATGAACCTGGTCCGGACCGTCGCCTCGATGGTCGCCCCGACGATTCCCGACACCGGTGAGCTGGCGCTGAGCCCGCTTGCCGCGGCCGAGGTGGTGGTGCGCACCGTGCTGTCGCACGTCCTCATCGAGGACAGCGCGCTGACCGACGAGGAGGTCGCCGCGGTGGTGAGCCGCGCGATCACCCGGCGGTGA
- a CDS encoding LLM class flavin-dependent oxidoreductase, which translates to MRWGTPWPGAEPARRCEQAGAVAFCAGEFADHSAYVTAAEMAGATDTALIGPGIAYAFARSPFVHAASVRQLDRAAPGRVFLGLGAGTARMNRDWFGVDSSHPAPRMRELVTCIRALLDAENGERIRFAGDYYRIDADIRAPVLGRIDVPILLGAFNIHMLRTAGEVADGVLGHGLFTDRWWDEVVDPNLRTGAGRAGRDASALRRWGWVITAVDDEDPQRAIDDAKRQIAFYLTVRTYDSLVELHGWQDETAAIRADFAAGRDPRGLGRHVSEEMLWAMAVCGDAEQAGEMLARRRRLPDIGFLSPPGFLVSPRRRKHYVEQIINTFGRIGAVL; encoded by the coding sequence ATGCGGTGGGGAACGCCGTGGCCGGGCGCGGAGCCGGCGCGCCGGTGTGAACAGGCCGGCGCGGTGGCGTTCTGCGCCGGGGAGTTCGCCGACCACAGCGCCTACGTCACCGCCGCGGAGATGGCCGGTGCCACGGACACGGCGCTGATCGGGCCAGGGATCGCCTACGCGTTCGCGCGTTCCCCGTTCGTGCACGCCGCCTCGGTGCGCCAGCTCGACCGGGCCGCGCCCGGGCGGGTGTTCCTCGGGCTGGGGGCGGGGACGGCCCGGATGAACCGCGACTGGTTCGGCGTCGACTCGTCGCACCCGGCGCCGCGGATGCGCGAGCTCGTCACCTGCATCCGCGCCCTCCTCGACGCCGAGAACGGCGAACGGATCCGCTTCGCCGGCGACTACTACCGCATCGACGCCGACATCCGCGCCCCGGTGCTGGGCCGGATCGACGTGCCGATCCTGTTGGGTGCGTTCAACATCCACATGCTGCGTACCGCCGGTGAGGTGGCCGACGGGGTGCTGGGGCACGGTCTGTTCACCGACCGGTGGTGGGACGAGGTGGTCGACCCGAATCTGCGCACCGGGGCCGGGCGCGCCGGTCGTGACGCGTCGGCGCTGCGGCGCTGGGGCTGGGTGATCACCGCCGTCGACGACGAGGATCCGCAGCGCGCGATAGACGACGCCAAGCGCCAGATCGCGTTCTATCTCACCGTCAGGACCTACGACTCACTGGTCGAACTGCACGGCTGGCAGGACGAGACCGCCGCCATCCGAGCCGATTTCGCCGCCGGACGGGACCCGCGCGGGCTGGGCCGCCACGTCAGCGAGGAGATGCTGTGGGCGATGGCGGTGTGCGGCGATGCCGAGCAGGCCGGCGAGATGCTGGCCCGGCGCCGCCGGCTACCCGATATCGGGTTCCTGTCCCCGCCGGGATTCCTGGTGAGCCCCCGGCGCCGCAAGCACTATGTCGAACAGATCATCAACACCTTCGGCCGGATTGGAGCTGTGCTGTGA